One part of the Anaerolineae bacterium genome encodes these proteins:
- a CDS encoding 5-methyltetrahydrofolate--homocysteine methyltransferase, whose amino-acid sequence MNSSPTLKDLLLNAGVPLLSDGAMGTQLHARGITFDECFDGLNLTNPDLVFQIHCDYLKAGSDLLQTNTFGANRYKLALHGLEKDLRRINRQGVQIARQAAGSSSRKVFILGDIGPLGVRLAPYGRVRPEQARQAFREQIEALLEAGVDGILLETFSDLLEIREAIEAAKALSDLPLIASMTFTRDDVTLLGDTPAQVARQLYEYGADLIGVNCSGGPAQVWRILRQMGQTLLASKKTLPPFSAMPNAGWPEQVGGRIMYPANAAYFGEYALAFCEAGARLVGGCCGTTPEHIAAMRAALDGQTGGCAPSVSELTLPIEIEDARGEVEAPSRLAKKLAEGRFVISVEMDPPRGLSTHKLLAGASLLSEAGADVINIADSPMARMRMSPWAVCELLQRTFDIETTLHFPTRGRNLLRVQGDLLAAHALGIRNVFVVMGDPTAIGDYPDAMDNYDLVPSGLIKLIKQNLNVGLDQAGAELGQPTHFFVGCALNLTPTDFGQEAKNLRRKLEAGADFILTQPVFQPRRAEAFLQFYQEKYGELKTPLLAGVLPLYSIRHALFLHNEVPGIQIEEETLERIRKAGEDAPEEGIRVALELIEQMRGWISGIYLMPAFHRYDIASEIIEACRKS is encoded by the coding sequence ATGAACTCCTCCCCGACCCTGAAAGACCTGCTGTTGAATGCCGGTGTACCCTTGCTTTCGGATGGAGCAATGGGCACGCAACTTCATGCCCGCGGTATAACCTTCGACGAATGCTTTGATGGCTTGAACCTTACCAACCCCGATCTGGTTTTTCAGATTCACTGCGATTACCTCAAGGCCGGGAGCGATCTCCTTCAAACCAACACCTTCGGGGCAAACCGCTACAAACTTGCCTTGCATGGGTTAGAGAAGGACCTCAGGCGCATAAACCGACAGGGTGTTCAAATCGCCCGCCAGGCGGCCGGCTCAAGCTCCAGGAAAGTTTTTATTCTCGGCGATATCGGACCGCTGGGGGTTCGGCTGGCGCCTTATGGGCGTGTGCGACCAGAGCAGGCTCGCCAGGCTTTTCGTGAACAGATCGAAGCGCTGCTCGAAGCCGGGGTAGATGGTATCCTTTTGGAAACCTTTAGCGATCTCCTGGAGATCCGCGAAGCGATTGAGGCTGCCAAGGCCCTGAGCGACTTGCCGCTGATTGCTTCCATGACCTTTACCCGCGATGACGTGACCCTGTTAGGGGATACGCCCGCTCAGGTGGCGCGACAATTGTACGAATACGGGGCAGATCTGATCGGGGTGAATTGTTCTGGCGGTCCAGCCCAGGTCTGGCGCATTCTACGCCAGATGGGACAAACGCTGCTGGCGAGCAAGAAAACCTTACCGCCCTTCTCGGCGATGCCCAATGCCGGTTGGCCAGAGCAGGTGGGAGGACGGATCATGTACCCTGCCAACGCAGCCTATTTTGGCGAGTATGCGCTGGCTTTCTGCGAAGCCGGGGCGCGCCTGGTAGGCGGGTGTTGCGGCACGACCCCTGAGCATATCGCTGCCATGCGTGCAGCCTTAGATGGTCAAACGGGAGGATGTGCGCCCTCAGTCAGCGAACTCACCCTGCCAATCGAAATTGAGGACGCCAGAGGGGAAGTAGAAGCGCCCTCCCGCCTGGCGAAGAAACTGGCAGAAGGCAGGTTTGTGATCAGCGTGGAGATGGATCCACCGCGCGGCCTTTCCACCCATAAGCTATTAGCCGGAGCGAGCTTGCTCAGTGAAGCCGGAGCGGATGTGATTAACATCGCCGATAGCCCCATGGCGCGCATGCGCATGAGCCCCTGGGCGGTTTGTGAGCTGTTACAACGCACGTTTGACATCGAGACCACGTTGCATTTTCCGACCCGCGGACGTAATCTGCTGCGGGTACAGGGCGATTTGTTGGCTGCCCACGCCCTGGGCATCCGCAACGTCTTCGTTGTGATGGGCGACCCTACTGCCATTGGCGATTACCCCGACGCCATGGACAACTACGACCTTGTCCCCTCGGGCTTGATCAAGCTGATCAAACAAAATCTGAACGTTGGGCTCGACCAGGCGGGGGCAGAATTGGGACAGCCAACCCATTTTTTTGTCGGTTGCGCTTTGAATCTCACCCCAACGGACTTCGGTCAGGAGGCAAAAAACTTACGGCGCAAACTGGAGGCGGGAGCAGACTTTATTCTCACCCAACCCGTCTTTCAACCCCGGCGGGCTGAGGCTTTTTTACAATTTTATCAGGAGAAATATGGGGAATTGAAAACGCCGCTCTTAGCCGGCGTGTTGCCGCTCTACAGTATTCGGCATGCGCTTTTCCTGCATAACGAAGTGCCGGGCATTCAAATCGAAGAGGAAACGCTGGAACGCATCCGCAAAGCAGGCGAAGACGCGCCAGAGGAAGGCATCCGCGTTGCGTTAGAACTCATTGAGCAAATGCGCGGCTGGATCAGCGGCATTTACCTGATGCCCGCTTTTCACCGCTACGACATCGCATCGGAAATCATCGAAGCCTGTCGTAAATCCTAG
- a CDS encoding thioredoxin yields the protein MPCRAMEPALKRVEQQFAGQVDLLRLDADQSSEVLSALRVYGIPTLLAYHGGQEVARQTGAQSEAGIRRLFEAALVGQVSGPAPLSPVERTVRLVAGIGLIGLGLTQSSGWIWIGLGALVSFTAVYDRCPIWRAVTGWLKRRLAN from the coding sequence ATGCCCTGTCGGGCGATGGAGCCTGCCCTTAAGCGGGTCGAACAGCAGTTCGCCGGGCAGGTTGATCTGCTGCGCCTGGACGCCGACCAATCCTCAGAAGTGCTCTCGGCGTTACGCGTTTATGGGATTCCCACCCTGCTCGCCTATCACGGAGGTCAGGAGGTCGCCCGTCAAACTGGCGCCCAGAGTGAGGCCGGGATTCGCCGCCTGTTTGAAGCCGCCCTGGTCGGGCAGGTCTCAGGTCCAGCCCCCCTCAGCCCGGTCGAACGCACCGTGCGCCTGGTGGCTGGAATTGGTTTGATTGGGCTGGGGCTCACCCAGAGCAGCGGGTGGATCTGGATCGGGTTGGGTGCGCTGGTGAGCTTTACGGCTGTCTATGATCGCTGCCCGATCTGGCGCGCCGTGACGGGCTGGCTCAAACGCCGCCTGGCGAATTGA
- a CDS encoding putative transmembrane protein produces the protein MANILTVKIEKPEEINFILGQSHFIKTVEDIHEALVSTVPGIRFGLAFCEASGKCLVRWTGTDAAMIELAHKNALAIAAGHSFILFLGQGYFPINVLNTIKMIPEVCRIFCATANPVEVLVAETEQGRGILGVIDGFPPKGIEGEEEIAWRKDFLRKIGYKF, from the coding sequence ATGGCAAACATTCTCACGGTGAAGATTGAAAAACCAGAAGAGATCAATTTCATTCTGGGGCAAAGCCATTTTATCAAAACGGTGGAAGACATCCACGAAGCCCTGGTCAGCACTGTGCCAGGCATCCGCTTTGGATTGGCGTTCTGCGAGGCTTCGGGCAAGTGTCTGGTGCGCTGGACAGGCACCGATGCAGCGATGATCGAACTGGCACACAAGAACGCCCTGGCGATCGCCGCCGGACATTCTTTCATTCTTTTCCTCGGTCAGGGCTATTTCCCAATCAATGTGTTGAATACGATCAAAATGATTCCTGAGGTCTGTCGCATCTTCTGCGCCACAGCCAATCCGGTCGAGGTGCTGGTGGCGGAGACAGAACAGGGGCGTGGCATTTTGGGCGTTATCGACGGTTTCCCGCCAAAGGGCATCGAAGGCGAAGAAGAGATTGCCTGGCGCAAAGACTTTCTGCGCAAGATCGGTTATAAGTTCTAA
- a CDS encoding Phytoene synthase, translated as MEANWEDRLLSLAFQANPASPPAAAVAGENSEQLHQAYRHAALITARYSKSFYFASAFLPAPKRRAVRALYAFCRTVDDIVDVGKDGCDPHHALQSWRQIVSHPSVETDDPVVIAWGDTLQRYHIPRHYALQLIDGVARDMEQHRYQTFDQLATYCYSVASTVGLMSMHIIGYQGQDAIPYAIKLGVALQLTNILRDVGEDYHNGRIYLPLQELDSFGLDESHIFAGQVTERWRQFMRFQINRARQLYAEAWPGIRMLSPDGRFAIAVALDVYRAILDKIEANDYDVFRQRASLSAFEKSSVCRESGDKCS; from the coding sequence ATGGAAGCAAACTGGGAAGACCGACTGCTCTCTCTGGCTTTTCAAGCCAATCCTGCTTCTCCTCCCGCTGCGGCTGTGGCTGGGGAAAATAGCGAACAACTGCATCAAGCCTATCGTCATGCTGCCCTCATCACGGCTCGCTATAGCAAGTCCTTTTATTTTGCCTCTGCCTTTTTACCTGCGCCAAAGCGGCGGGCGGTGCGTGCCCTGTATGCCTTTTGTCGCACGGTGGACGATATTGTTGATGTGGGCAAAGATGGCTGCGATCCGCATCACGCCCTGCAGAGCTGGCGCCAAATCGTGTCCCATCCCTCCGTCGAGACAGATGACCCGGTGGTTATCGCCTGGGGAGACACCTTACAACGCTATCACATTCCGCGCCATTATGCCTTGCAGTTAATCGATGGTGTGGCTCGCGATATGGAACAGCATCGCTATCAGACCTTTGATCAACTGGCAACCTACTGCTATTCGGTGGCTTCTACGGTGGGCTTGATGAGCATGCACATCATCGGCTATCAGGGTCAGGACGCCATCCCCTACGCCATCAAATTAGGGGTTGCCCTGCAATTGACCAACATTTTGCGCGATGTCGGGGAAGATTATCACAACGGGCGCATATACCTCCCCCTGCAAGAACTGGATTCTTTCGGCTTAGATGAGAGCCACATTTTCGCCGGGCAGGTCACCGAGCGTTGGCGGCAGTTTATGCGTTTTCAAATTAACCGCGCCCGCCAACTGTACGCAGAAGCCTGGCCTGGCATCCGTATGCTCAGCCCGGATGGGCGCTTTGCCATTGCGGTGGCTCTGGATGTCTATCGCGCCATTTTGGATAAGATCGAAGCCAATGACTACGATGTCTTCCGTCAGCGAGCAAGCCTCTCTGCATTCGAAAAATCCAGCGTCTGCCGCGAGTCTGGGGACAAATGCAGTTAA
- a CDS encoding Phytoene dehydrogenase, with translation MKPTVLIIGAGIGGIAAAARLAKNGFQVTVVEKNDQPGGRCGQFSRDGHRFDIGPTLFLMPEVWDETFTALGERMSDHLDLRRIDPTYKVHFEDGLQIALTSNLGAMQTQLERVEKTAFTGFLHYIAEGSKHYKISLERFVGRNFYSLLEYFSPANLPLLFQLKALVKHYDNVGKYFTDPRLKAAFTFQNMYLGLSPYDAPATYSLLQYTELAEGVWYPIGGMYAPIQALTAIAEKLGVQFVYHAEVTRIETSNGKVERVHLKDGRTLQADIYIGNADLPYIYKELLPDPDAARRFDKMLYTCSTIMFYWGVDKAYPQIALHNVFLSGDYKASFDRIFKDHTLPDTPSFYVHAPTRVDPAAAPPGQETLFILVPVGHLDESRPQDWEAMVNHARQTVFNRLAREMNAADLPEHIKFEVVYTAQDWKQRFNLDKGAAFGLSHNFWQVGYLRPQNRHRRYRNLYFVGASTHPGTGLPIVLLSARLTTERILRECSFLFQTRTDSQPLQTAVPS, from the coding sequence ATGAAGCCTACAGTATTGATCATTGGCGCAGGCATCGGTGGCATTGCAGCAGCAGCTCGCCTGGCAAAAAACGGTTTCCAGGTTACCGTAGTAGAAAAAAATGACCAGCCAGGCGGTCGGTGTGGGCAATTCAGCCGCGATGGGCATCGCTTTGACATTGGCCCAACCCTTTTCCTGATGCCGGAAGTCTGGGATGAGACGTTTACTGCCCTCGGTGAGCGCATGAGCGATCACCTCGATTTGCGCCGCATCGATCCGACCTACAAAGTCCACTTTGAAGATGGCTTGCAGATAGCCCTCACTTCCAATCTGGGGGCGATGCAGACCCAATTAGAACGCGTCGAGAAGACCGCCTTTACCGGCTTCCTGCACTATATTGCTGAAGGCAGCAAACACTATAAAATTTCACTGGAGAGGTTTGTCGGGCGCAATTTCTACAGCCTGCTGGAGTATTTTTCACCGGCAAATCTCCCTCTGCTCTTTCAACTCAAGGCACTGGTCAAGCATTATGATAATGTCGGCAAATACTTCACCGACCCGCGTCTCAAAGCAGCCTTTACCTTTCAGAATATGTACCTGGGTTTGAGCCCCTATGATGCCCCGGCAACCTATTCCCTGCTGCAATACACCGAACTTGCCGAAGGGGTCTGGTATCCTATCGGTGGTATGTACGCCCCGATTCAGGCGCTGACCGCCATCGCAGAGAAACTGGGGGTACAGTTTGTCTATCATGCCGAAGTAACCCGCATCGAAACCTCCAATGGAAAGGTAGAGCGGGTTCACCTCAAAGATGGACGTACATTGCAGGCTGATATCTATATCGGTAACGCCGACTTGCCATATATTTATAAAGAACTCTTGCCCGATCCAGACGCGGCGCGCAGGTTCGATAAGATGCTCTACACCTGCTCGACCATCATGTTTTACTGGGGCGTGGATAAAGCCTATCCGCAAATCGCCTTACACAACGTTTTCCTGAGCGGCGACTATAAGGCATCCTTCGATCGCATTTTCAAGGATCACACCCTGCCGGATACCCCTTCGTTCTACGTTCACGCGCCAACGCGAGTTGACCCTGCGGCTGCCCCGCCTGGTCAGGAAACGCTTTTTATCCTCGTGCCGGTTGGTCATCTCGATGAAAGTCGTCCGCAAGATTGGGAAGCGATGGTAAACCATGCTCGCCAAACCGTTTTCAACCGCCTTGCCAGAGAGATGAACGCCGCCGATTTGCCCGAACACATCAAATTTGAAGTGGTGTACACAGCCCAGGACTGGAAGCAACGCTTCAATCTCGATAAGGGAGCAGCCTTCGGTCTCAGCCATAACTTCTGGCAGGTTGGCTATTTGCGACCCCAAAACCGGCATCGCCGTTATCGCAACCTGTACTTTGTCGGCGCTTCCACGCATCCGGGCACCGGCTTACCCATCGTCTTGCTCTCTGCCCGTCTGACTACGGAACGCATTCTGCGTGAGTGCAGCTTCTTATTCCAGACGAGGACAGACTCACAACCCCTTCAAACAGCGGTACCTTCATGA
- a CDS encoding Transcriptional regulator, MerR family, with the protein MTPLSTTPAFNLKVVLKETGIRPDTLRAWERRYGLPKPQRSAGGHRLYSERDIETIKWLMARQEEGLSIARAVDLLRSQIAQGNDPLEHIEPPPLQPIATPGTLESIRQDWVEACLAFDEKRAEGLLNQAFALFPLETVVTEILQYAMIQVGEQWYQNDISVQQEHFASALVQRRLNALIAACPPPTRPEVILVGNPPSEQHLIPILMLNLFLRRRGFGVVDIGANVPVAKFDETVERIKPHLVVLSAQRLSTVAPMIEVILSLHPLKTQIAYGGRIFNLLPQLVDLIPAHYLGKSLDEAVRNIERLLSQRPPLPLPSAKLQTYQQTAEVFRHLRPQIEAKLFEELSPYNLPEEYLTTAIEDFGDVLHSALAIGDLDAIHPELEWLRGLLHQHHLPDGILAPFLMAYAQAVRSMEVAQLTPLVEWLKTTAERVVA; encoded by the coding sequence ATGACACCATTAAGCACAACTCCGGCGTTTAATCTCAAGGTAGTTCTCAAAGAAACCGGCATCCGCCCGGATACCCTGCGGGCATGGGAACGTCGGTATGGTTTACCCAAACCGCAGCGCTCAGCGGGAGGGCATCGTCTCTATTCTGAGCGCGACATCGAGACGATCAAGTGGTTGATGGCGCGCCAGGAGGAAGGGCTTTCCATCGCTCGCGCGGTTGACCTCTTGCGCAGTCAGATCGCCCAGGGGAACGACCCCCTCGAACACATCGAACCACCTCCATTGCAGCCCATAGCCACACCGGGTACGCTGGAAAGCATCCGTCAGGACTGGGTAGAAGCCTGCCTGGCTTTCGACGAAAAGCGGGCAGAAGGATTGCTCAATCAGGCTTTTGCTCTTTTCCCGCTCGAAACGGTCGTAACCGAGATACTCCAATATGCCATGATCCAGGTGGGGGAGCAGTGGTACCAAAACGACATTTCCGTCCAGCAGGAACATTTTGCCTCGGCGCTTGTCCAGCGGCGCTTAAATGCACTGATTGCTGCCTGTCCCCCGCCCACTCGCCCGGAAGTGATCTTAGTCGGCAATCCGCCCAGCGAGCAACATCTGATTCCGATCTTGATGTTGAATCTGTTTTTGCGTCGGCGCGGTTTTGGCGTCGTGGATATCGGCGCCAATGTGCCGGTTGCCAAATTTGATGAGACGGTGGAGCGGATTAAGCCCCATCTGGTCGTTCTCAGCGCCCAACGTTTGAGCACGGTTGCTCCGATGATCGAGGTGATCCTCTCTCTGCATCCCCTGAAGACCCAGATTGCCTATGGAGGGCGCATTTTTAACCTTTTACCCCAATTGGTCGACCTGATACCGGCGCATTACCTGGGCAAGAGCCTGGATGAAGCAGTGCGCAACATCGAACGCCTGCTCAGCCAGCGACCGCCTCTGCCACTTCCTTCAGCTAAGTTGCAAACGTACCAGCAGACAGCAGAGGTTTTTCGCCATCTCCGCCCACAAATCGAAGCGAAACTGTTTGAAGAGTTGAGCCCATACAACCTGCCCGAGGAATACCTCACCACTGCCATTGAAGACTTTGGCGATGTGCTTCACTCGGCTCTGGCAATTGGTGATCTGGATGCCATTCATCCAGAACTGGAGTGGCTGCGCGGCTTGCTTCATCAACATCATCTCCCCGACGGCATTCTCGCCCCGTTCTTAATGGCATACGCACAGGCGGTGCGTTCGATGGAGGTAGCCCAACTGACGCCCCTGGTGGAGTGGTTAAAAACAACCGCTGAAAGAGTTGTGGCATAG
- a CDS encoding Deoxyribodipyrimidine photolyase, whose product MPTIWWIRRDLRLTDNGALHAALQEGEVIPLFILDPHLLAHSAPKRLNFLFGGLQALDESLRQRGAALILRRGEPLTVLRQMLAESGAVHVYAEEDYTPYARRRDEKIRAEIPLHLIAWQTVHHPARVRKPDGKPYTVYTPYAKAWKANLVDLKLLPAPERIILPPGLSSEPLPPFQPEAHFPPSEQEAQLRLEEFTRSASVPSLRRGWGGIFTYAEQRNRMDLDGTSQLSPYLRFGMLGMRQAVFAAVQAMRTSPPGMSKSAETWLNELIWREFYIQILYHFPYVRREAFNRAFANLPWQNDEAAFQSWKEGLTGMPIVDAAMRQLRQMGWMHNRARMIVASYLVKDMLIDWRWGEAWFMENLIDGDLAANNGGWQWTAGTGTDAAPYFRIFNPVLQSRKFDPYGAYIRRWVPELRHLDDDAIHAPWLKGVRVAGYPSQPVVLPDKARTLAVYRSGRTGQQRS is encoded by the coding sequence ATGCCGACGATTTGGTGGATTCGCCGTGACTTAAGACTGACCGACAACGGCGCGCTGCATGCTGCCCTTCAAGAGGGAGAAGTCATCCCATTATTTATTCTTGATCCACATTTGCTCGCCCATTCTGCCCCCAAACGGCTTAATTTCCTCTTTGGCGGCTTGCAGGCTCTGGATGAAAGCCTGCGCCAGCGCGGCGCGGCGCTGATCCTGCGCCGCGGTGAGCCCCTGACCGTCTTGCGCCAGATGCTGGCAGAGAGCGGCGCTGTGCACGTTTATGCCGAAGAAGACTACACGCCCTATGCGCGCCGCCGCGATGAAAAAATCCGGGCTGAAATTCCGCTGCATCTCATCGCCTGGCAAACCGTTCATCATCCGGCAAGGGTGCGAAAGCCGGATGGAAAGCCTTACACCGTTTACACTCCCTACGCCAAAGCCTGGAAAGCAAACCTGGTTGATCTCAAACTCCTGCCAGCCCCTGAACGGATCATCCTGCCGCCCGGTCTCTCCAGTGAACCCTTGCCGCCTTTTCAACCCGAGGCACACTTTCCGCCCTCGGAACAGGAAGCGCAGTTGCGCCTTGAAGAGTTCACCCGTTCAGCCTCCGTTCCCTCTCTGCGCAGGGGATGGGGTGGCATCTTTACCTATGCCGAACAGCGCAACCGCATGGATCTGGACGGCACTTCCCAGCTTTCGCCCTATTTACGCTTTGGCATGCTTGGAATGCGGCAGGCGGTCTTTGCAGCCGTGCAAGCCATGCGCACTTCGCCACCCGGAATGAGCAAATCGGCTGAAACGTGGTTGAACGAATTGATCTGGCGCGAGTTCTACATTCAAATCCTGTATCATTTCCCTTACGTTCGGCGAGAGGCATTCAACCGGGCTTTTGCGAACCTGCCCTGGCAGAACGATGAAGCCGCTTTTCAGAGTTGGAAAGAGGGATTGACCGGAATGCCGATCGTGGATGCCGCAATGCGCCAGTTGCGCCAGATGGGCTGGATGCACAATCGCGCCCGCATGATTGTGGCTTCCTATCTGGTTAAGGACATGTTGATCGACTGGCGCTGGGGAGAAGCATGGTTTATGGAGAACCTGATCGATGGTGATCTGGCTGCCAACAACGGCGGCTGGCAATGGACAGCCGGCACCGGCACCGACGCTGCACCCTATTTTCGCATCTTCAATCCCGTTTTACAAAGTCGAAAATTTGATCCCTACGGAGCTTATATCCGCCGCTGGGTGCCCGAACTGCGCCACCTGGATGACGATGCCATTCATGCACCGTGGCTCAAAGGGGTTCGGGTTGCCGGTTACCCCTCGCAGCCGGTTGTTTTACCCGATAAAGCCCGCACTTTAGCCGTCTATCGTTCAGGGCGAACTGGTCAACAGCGAAGCTGA
- a CDS encoding rhomboid family serine protease yields MLPIRDTIHSRSFPIVNYAIIGLNTAIFLFEISMPDRLLERLITIFGMVPARLPLFEPWRFLFSPLAVISLFTHMFLHGGWVHFLSNMWILFIFGDNVEDRMGSFRYLVFYILGGLAAAFTQAFVDPTSRVPAIGASGAIAAVMGAYFLLFPNARVITLIPLFFIPYFIEINAFFFLGLWFVSQFFSGVAALLSPAQMSMGGIAWFAHIGGFVFGLLTVKLFTPRRPLPYERFYPDEYFPW; encoded by the coding sequence ATGCTTCCGATTCGTGATACCATTCATTCTCGTTCTTTCCCCATTGTTAACTATGCCATCATTGGTTTGAACACCGCCATCTTTCTGTTCGAGATCAGCATGCCCGATCGTTTGTTAGAGCGTCTGATTACAATCTTTGGGATGGTGCCGGCGCGCCTTCCGCTCTTTGAGCCCTGGCGCTTTTTATTTTCTCCACTGGCGGTGATTTCACTGTTTACCCACATGTTCCTGCACGGCGGCTGGGTACATTTTTTGAGCAACATGTGGATTTTGTTCATTTTTGGCGATAACGTCGAAGACCGCATGGGCTCCTTCCGCTATCTGGTTTTCTATATTCTCGGCGGGTTGGCAGCCGCCTTCACACAGGCGTTCGTTGATCCAACCAGCCGTGTGCCGGCAATCGGCGCCAGCGGCGCGATCGCGGCCGTCATGGGGGCTTACTTCTTACTGTTCCCCAACGCCCGGGTCATCACCCTGATCCCCCTATTCTTCATCCCATACTTTATCGAAATCAACGCTTTCTTCTTTTTGGGTTTATGGTTTGTATCGCAATTCTTCTCAGGCGTAGCGGCTTTGCTCTCGCCGGCGCAGATGAGCATGGGTGGCATAGCCTGGTTTGCTCACATCGGTGGGTTTGTCTTTGGGTTGCTCACCGTAAAGCTCTTTACCCCGCGTCGCCCGCTGCCGTATGAACGCTTCTATCCTGATGAATACTTCCCCTGGTAA
- a CDS encoding Methyltransferase has translation MNRFPPLFHAHHASYSEDIPFFLELARRYGEPVLEMGCGTGRVYHALQNSGLRVFGFDLDLSMLRYLQQRGAANVFCADMRHLGLASGFRLALLPCNTYSTFDAPQRRAILSNVWQSLQIGGAFGVSFPNPALLQTLPPKVEAELEEIFLHPQSDNPVQVLTTWQRQSGWLEVEWRYDQLFPNGEVQRFVYRQKYALEDVSLLLGEFEHAGFRIQATFGSFDQKPLERFSPNVIIVAEKAGC, from the coding sequence GTGAATCGCTTTCCACCCTTATTTCATGCCCATCACGCCAGCTATAGCGAGGATATACCCTTTTTCCTCGAACTGGCTCGCCGTTATGGTGAACCTGTCCTGGAGATGGGTTGCGGCACCGGGCGAGTCTATCATGCGTTACAGAATAGCGGCTTGCGGGTATTTGGCTTCGATCTGGATTTGAGTATGCTGCGCTATCTGCAGCAGCGCGGGGCGGCAAATGTTTTTTGTGCCGATATGAGACACCTGGGGCTTGCTTCTGGCTTTCGGCTCGCGCTGTTGCCCTGTAATACCTATTCCACCTTTGACGCTCCACAACGCCGGGCAATTTTGAGCAATGTCTGGCAGAGCTTGCAAATCGGAGGCGCCTTCGGGGTGAGCTTCCCAAACCCTGCCCTGCTCCAGACTCTGCCACCGAAGGTGGAAGCCGAACTGGAAGAGATTTTTCTCCATCCGCAGTCCGATAACCCGGTCCAGGTCCTGACCACCTGGCAGCGCCAGTCAGGCTGGCTCGAGGTGGAGTGGAGATACGATCAACTATTTCCCAACGGCGAAGTGCAGCGCTTCGTCTATCGCCAGAAGTATGCGCTGGAGGATGTAAGCCTCCTGCTCGGCGAATTCGAGCACGCTGGCTTTCGCATTCAAGCGACCTTCGGCAGCTTTGATCAGAAACCCCTCGAACGCTTTTCGCCGAATGTGATCATTGTGGCTGAAAAAGCTGGCTGTTGA
- a CDS encoding Acetylornithine deacetylase — protein sequence MDIQGIFSKISADEIARLTSDLVRFDTTNPPGNERSAVEYIAEYLKPFGYECHLIEHEANRATLLARLKGTGKCGAVVFNGHVDVVPVGAGNWEYPPFEGSIEQGKVWGRGSADMKGGVAAMLAAAKAIAQADLNLRGDLILTATAGEEVNMMGAHSLAALPEARNWQAVIISEPTSNQLGLAERGVFWPEITTYGKTAHGSTPELGINAVMMMVKVLSELEKLEIPFQPHPVLGNFTRSVNTIQGGVKVNVVPDQCSVMVDMRTLPGQDHRQLLHQLEAFLARLEAEIPGLKASIRLTYELPPAETAADSPAVQTFLAAAREFAGLDIPIVKVPFATEAAVFVPALKVPTLILGPGDPALAHQPNEFIEIQAMEIAARLYVAAAVKMLVI from the coding sequence ATGGACATTCAAGGGATTTTCTCCAAAATCTCAGCTGATGAGATCGCTCGTTTGACCTCCGACCTGGTGCGTTTTGACACAACAAATCCGCCGGGCAACGAACGTTCGGCGGTTGAATATATCGCTGAATATCTCAAACCCTTTGGTTATGAGTGTCACCTGATCGAACACGAAGCGAATCGGGCTACCCTGCTGGCTCGCCTGAAAGGGACAGGCAAGTGCGGAGCGGTGGTCTTCAATGGACATGTAGACGTGGTGCCCGTTGGGGCAGGCAATTGGGAATATCCTCCGTTTGAAGGCAGTATCGAGCAGGGCAAAGTCTGGGGACGTGGCTCGGCGGATATGAAGGGAGGGGTGGCTGCCATGCTGGCAGCAGCCAAAGCAATTGCCCAGGCGGATCTCAACCTTCGCGGCGATCTGATTCTCACTGCCACCGCCGGTGAGGAAGTAAATATGATGGGGGCGCATTCCCTGGCTGCATTACCCGAAGCCAGGAACTGGCAAGCTGTGATCATATCAGAGCCAACTTCCAATCAACTCGGGTTGGCCGAAAGGGGTGTCTTCTGGCCTGAAATCACCACCTATGGCAAAACTGCCCACGGCTCAACGCCTGAGTTAGGTATCAATGCAGTGATGATGATGGTGAAAGTGTTGAGTGAATTGGAAAAGCTGGAAATTCCCTTTCAACCTCATCCCGTTTTAGGAAATTTCACGCGCAGTGTCAACACGATTCAAGGAGGGGTGAAGGTCAACGTGGTACCCGATCAGTGCTCGGTGATGGTCGATATGCGCACCTTGCCGGGTCAAGACCACCGTCAATTGTTGCATCAGTTAGAAGCGTTTCTTGCCCGGTTGGAAGCTGAAATTCCGGGTTTGAAAGCCTCGATCCGCCTGACCTATGAACTGCCACCCGCCGAGACAGCCGCCGACTCGCCAGCCGTGCAAACTTTTTTAGCGGCTGCCCGAGAATTCGCTGGGCTTGACATTCCGATCGTCAAAGTGCCCTTTGCCACCGAGGCAGCCGTCTTTGTGCCAGCTTTGAAGGTTCCTACCTTGATACTCGGGCCAGGCGATCCTGCTCTGGCGCACCAACCCAATGAGTTTATTGAGATTCAAGCCATGGAGATTGCTGCCCGCCTGTATGTTGCAGCGGCAGTTAAAATGCTGGTCATCTAG